In Thermoplasmata archaeon, a single genomic region encodes these proteins:
- a CDS encoding PAS domain-containing protein, giving the protein MQDLAESERRLHLAVAQAPLMAWTTDTDLVFTWGIGGSLGAVELDAKKFAGRRVDDFFPGDGPSSSEAQHRRALAGEAVRYAFDWMGRSFDGRLQPIRDAHGDVVGVVGIALDVTERTKVEEQLRLSEDRFLLL; this is encoded by the coding sequence ATGCAGGATCTTGCCGAGAGCGAGCGTCGGTTGCATCTCGCGGTAGCCCAGGCGCCGCTGATGGCATGGACCACGGACACGGACCTGGTGTTCACGTGGGGCATCGGGGGCTCTTTGGGAGCCGTCGAGCTCGATGCCAAGAAGTTCGCCGGGCGGCGCGTCGACGATTTCTTTCCGGGGGACGGCCCATCGTCCTCGGAGGCGCAGCATCGCCGCGCCCTCGCGGGCGAGGCCGTGCGCTACGCGTTCGACTGGATGGGTCGTTCGTTCGATGGGCGCCTCCAGCCTATCCGTGACGCGCACGGGGACGTCGTCGGCGTGGTCGGGATCGCCCTCGACGTCACGGAACGCACGAAGGTGGAGGAGCAGCTACGGCTCAGCGAAGACCGGTTTCTCCTCCT
- a CDS encoding ATPase domain-containing protein, which translates to MERTRIKTYIRGFDEAVGGGLPEGYVVLVSGAPGTMKSSLAFSILYQNALREGKRGAYFTLEQSKDLLLEQMASMGMADEKVWENLVLMDMGNIRKNLNYLQGRGTWLELFKMYCNNVMKSERLACLVVDSLDVLETMAKMQDRRSELYFLFEWLRDLGPLTLLLSEQPLEAVDGRAPDEAYLADGILHLELHEASDLFVQRRLRVAKLRSTRHETGYYALSYEDGGFEVTRSVSGSG; encoded by the coding sequence GTGGAGCGCACCCGGATCAAGACGTACATTCGTGGCTTCGACGAGGCGGTCGGCGGTGGCCTACCGGAGGGCTATGTCGTCCTGGTGTCCGGCGCGCCCGGGACCATGAAGTCCTCCCTCGCCTTCTCGATCCTCTACCAGAACGCGCTCCGCGAGGGAAAGCGCGGCGCGTACTTCACCCTGGAGCAGAGCAAGGATCTCCTGCTGGAGCAGATGGCCTCCATGGGCATGGCGGACGAGAAGGTCTGGGAGAACCTGGTCCTCATGGACATGGGGAACATCCGGAAGAACCTGAACTATCTCCAAGGCCGCGGCACGTGGCTCGAGCTCTTCAAGATGTACTGCAACAACGTGATGAAGTCCGAGCGGCTCGCGTGCCTCGTCGTGGACTCCCTGGACGTGCTCGAGACCATGGCGAAGATGCAGGACCGCCGGTCCGAGCTCTACTTCCTGTTCGAGTGGCTCCGCGATCTCGGGCCGCTGACCCTGCTCCTGTCCGAGCAGCCGCTCGAGGCGGTCGACGGCCGTGCGCCCGACGAGGCCTACCTGGCCGACGGCATCCTGCACCTCGAGCTCCACGAGGCCTCGGACCTGTTCGTGCAGCGGCGGCTGCGCGTCGCGAAGCTGCGCTCGACGCGGCACGAGACGGGGTACTACGCCCTGAGCTACGAAGACGGCGGGTTCGAGGTCACGCGGTCCGTCTCGGGATCCGGCTGA
- a CDS encoding DUF1616 domain-containing protein: MADALTETLLGILGVLRVLGAILLTFVIPGLLLVNVLYPRQGELDREYDILYRLTLGIVLSIAVTVLWGFFLNSLGVQESTGLGYVQTPYIAAGLIGLSVLFFALGWWRGAYPWMARLRPSLARTPKAGPEALLTEDEKDHRIRLKLQALAEERERLRRAIKEAERRMQLHSTDARSHYEAQRDEAKADLKRVESELRKLEEERATELYG; encoded by the coding sequence GTGGCCGACGCACTCACGGAGACCCTGCTCGGCATCCTCGGGGTCCTTCGGGTCCTCGGGGCCATCCTCCTCACGTTCGTGATCCCGGGCCTCCTCCTCGTGAACGTGCTGTACCCGAGGCAGGGCGAGCTCGACCGCGAGTACGACATCCTGTACCGCCTCACCCTGGGAATCGTCCTCTCCATCGCGGTCACGGTCCTCTGGGGCTTCTTCCTGAACTCCCTGGGCGTCCAGGAGTCCACGGGCCTCGGGTACGTGCAGACCCCGTACATTGCCGCGGGTCTGATCGGCCTGAGCGTCCTCTTCTTCGCCCTGGGCTGGTGGCGGGGCGCGTATCCGTGGATGGCGCGGCTCCGTCCCTCCTTGGCACGCACGCCGAAGGCGGGCCCAGAGGCCCTCTTGACCGAGGACGAGAAGGACCACCGGATCCGGCTCAAGCTCCAGGCCCTCGCGGAGGAGCGCGAGCGCCTGCGGCGCGCGATCAAGGAGGCCGAGCGGCGCATGCAGCTGCATTCCACGGACGCCCGCTCCCACTACGAGGCCCAGCGGGACGAGGCCAAGGCGGACCTCAAGCGCGTCGAGTCCGAGTTGCGGAAGCTCGAGGAGGAGCGCGCGACGGAGCTGTACGGATGA
- the pth2 gene encoding peptidyl-tRNA hydrolase Pth2 yields the protein MSGGMKHKLVVAVRGDLDLSRGKLAVQVAHAAVMAALDAKTRHRKAFSDWYDEGQKKVVVKAADLQELHELQRKARSLGLTTALVEDAGLTELPPGTVTCLAVGPGPNALVDQVTGQLRLV from the coding sequence ATGAGCGGCGGGATGAAGCACAAGCTCGTCGTCGCGGTCCGCGGCGACCTCGACCTGTCGCGCGGCAAACTGGCCGTCCAGGTCGCCCACGCCGCGGTCATGGCGGCGCTGGACGCCAAGACGAGACACCGCAAGGCCTTCTCGGACTGGTACGACGAAGGGCAGAAGAAGGTCGTCGTGAAGGCGGCGGACCTCCAGGAGCTCCACGAGCTGCAGCGCAAGGCCCGGTCCCTCGGCCTGACGACCGCGCTCGTGGAGGATGCCGGGTTGACGGAGCTGCCGCCCGGAACCGTGACCTGCCTCGCGGTCGGCCCGGGCCCCAACGCGCTCGTCGACCAGGTCACGGGCCAGCTGAGGCTCGTGTGA
- a CDS encoding DUF99 family protein, with amino-acid sequence MKPKSRFLGIDDGPFHFGDEEVPLVGVAVQAPAYIEAVLMARAHVDGRDATERILGMVRNSRYREGLRMVFLNGIAVGGFNVIDLHALHRELEVPVVTVTRRAPDLDAIRDALRRKFDDWEERWGLIRGQRIEEVTTHHTPLRVTYVGATRSEVIEALALTTVRGALPEPLRVAHLVAAASVKGESHGRA; translated from the coding sequence ATGAAGCCCAAGTCCCGGTTTCTCGGGATCGACGACGGCCCGTTCCACTTCGGTGACGAGGAGGTGCCCCTCGTCGGCGTCGCGGTCCAGGCGCCCGCGTACATCGAGGCGGTCCTCATGGCCCGCGCCCACGTGGACGGGCGGGATGCCACGGAGCGAATCCTGGGGATGGTCCGGAACTCGCGGTACCGCGAGGGGCTTCGGATGGTGTTCCTGAACGGCATCGCCGTGGGCGGATTCAACGTGATCGACCTGCACGCCCTGCACCGGGAACTCGAGGTGCCCGTGGTCACGGTCACGCGGAGAGCCCCGGACCTCGACGCGATCCGCGACGCTCTCCGGAGGAAGTTCGACGACTGGGAGGAGCGATGGGGTCTGATCCGGGGCCAGCGGATCGAAGAGGTCACAACACACCACACGCCGCTCCGTGTGACCTACGTGGGCGCGACCCGCTCCGAGGTCATCGAGGCCCTCGCCCTCACGACCGTCCGGGGCGCGCTCCCCGAGCCGCTCCGTGTCGCCCACTTGGTCGCGGCGGCGAGCGTGAAGGGGGAGTCCCACGGGCGCGCCTGA
- a CDS encoding VOC family protein produces MAKSRLRVGSVVIDVTDFGRMMTFWQDALGYVPRNPPAPGDDFMVLRDPRGKGPNVSIDRMEPLRGRIHMDLYSEDPEGEVARLLRIGATLYHEREPGEDFTVLADPEGNLFCVIDARSG; encoded by the coding sequence ATGGCGAAATCCAGGTTGCGGGTCGGTTCCGTCGTGATCGACGTTACGGACTTCGGCCGCATGATGACGTTCTGGCAGGACGCGCTCGGGTACGTGCCCAGGAATCCGCCGGCCCCCGGGGACGATTTCATGGTCTTGAGGGATCCCCGCGGGAAGGGACCTAACGTGTCCATCGACCGGATGGAGCCGCTCCGAGGCCGGATCCACATGGACCTCTACTCGGAGGATCCCGAGGGCGAGGTGGCGCGGCTGCTCCGCATCGGGGCCACGCTCTACCACGAACGCGAGCCGGGAGAGGACTTCACCGTCCTTGCGGACCCGGAGGGCAACCTTTTCTGCGTGATCGACGCGCGGAGCGGCTGA
- a CDS encoding mRNA surveillance protein pelota has product MRVLHRDPRTGEIRLRVENADDLWHLNNLVQPGDQVRASTYRREESKTDKIRPEKADKVRVTITLRVEKTEFQAFSDRLRISGVIIDAPQDLGRHHTLNVSVDDVLSIIKTWKRHELQRIDEAVAATQKPMVTFLSLDDEEALLAHLRQYGVQELATIHAPGHGKMFDTGDAQTAYYEDILGKLRTTPLGEALVLVGPGFSRESFLAFLQARDPTLAAKVKSQGTSQPGMRGIQEALRSGMGSKLFADSRVALETQLVEKVLEAIATNRPCAYGRKEVDRAIDAGAVDTLLVSDSVVRDLEIERMMHDAEAARGTVVLVSPHHEAGAKLEGLGGIAALLRFPIR; this is encoded by the coding sequence ATGCGCGTCCTCCACCGCGACCCGAGGACTGGGGAGATCAGACTCCGGGTCGAGAACGCGGACGACCTCTGGCACCTCAACAACCTCGTTCAGCCCGGCGACCAGGTGCGGGCCTCGACGTACCGCCGCGAGGAGTCCAAGACGGACAAGATTCGCCCGGAGAAGGCGGACAAGGTCCGCGTGACGATCACGCTGCGTGTCGAGAAGACGGAGTTCCAGGCGTTCTCGGATCGCCTCCGGATTAGCGGCGTGATCATCGACGCGCCCCAAGACCTCGGGCGGCATCACACCCTGAACGTCTCCGTGGACGACGTCCTCTCGATCATCAAGACGTGGAAGCGGCACGAGCTGCAGCGGATCGACGAGGCCGTGGCCGCGACCCAGAAGCCCATGGTCACCTTCCTGAGCCTGGACGACGAGGAGGCCCTCCTGGCCCACCTGCGGCAATACGGGGTGCAGGAGCTCGCGACGATCCATGCGCCAGGCCATGGGAAGATGTTCGACACGGGGGACGCCCAGACCGCGTACTACGAGGACATCCTGGGCAAGCTGCGGACGACGCCGCTGGGGGAGGCCCTCGTTCTCGTCGGGCCCGGGTTCTCGCGCGAGTCCTTCCTGGCGTTTCTCCAGGCACGTGACCCCACGCTGGCGGCGAAGGTGAAGAGCCAGGGGACGTCCCAGCCCGGGATGCGGGGGATCCAGGAGGCATTGCGGTCCGGGATGGGGTCGAAGCTCTTCGCGGACAGCCGCGTCGCGCTCGAGACCCAGCTCGTCGAGAAGGTCCTCGAGGCCATTGCGACGAACCGACCGTGCGCCTACGGCCGCAAGGAGGTGGACCGGGCGATCGACGCGGGAGCCGTCGACACCTTGCTTGTGAGCGACTCCGTCGTGCGTGACCTCGAAATCGAGCGCATGATGCACGATGCGGAAGCTGCGCGGGGCACCGTGGTCCTGGTCAGCCCGCACCACGAGGCGGGAGCGAAGCTCGAGGGTCTCGGAGGGATCGCGGCCCTTCTGCGCTTTCCAATTCGGTGA